In Macrotis lagotis isolate mMagLag1 chromosome 8, bilby.v1.9.chrom.fasta, whole genome shotgun sequence, a single genomic region encodes these proteins:
- the SSTR5 gene encoding somatostatin receptor type 5, with protein sequence MDPLYSLTAGGLDGNLKGVNFSSAFNCSENKTVDILLPVSAVRTVIIPIIYLLVCIIGLSGNALVIYVVLRYAKMKTVTNIYILNLAVADVLFMLGLPFIATQNAISYWPFGTFLCRLVMTVDGINQFTSIFCLTVMSMDRYLAVVHPIKSTKWRRPRIARLISAAVWTFSLLMSLPVIIFADVQEDWNTCNISWPEPVNIWGAVFIIYTSVLGFFGPLLVICLCYLLIVIKVKSSGVRVGSTRRRRSERKVTRMVVIIVVVFVFCWLPFFTLNIVNLVFILPEEAASAGVYFFVVILSYANSCANPILYGFLSDNFKQSFQKVLCLRKGYGVEDGDPTDNRLEKSSRLQEAMLSSRNTEFNGHMQTSKV encoded by the coding sequence atGGATCCACTATATTCACTGACAGCTGGTGGACTGGATGGTAACCTTAAAGGAGTAAATTTTTCCTCTGCTTTCAACTGCAGTGAAAATAAAACAGTGGACATTCTTCTTCCTGTGTCTGCTGTTCGCACAGTAATCATTCCTATCATTTACCTACTTGTGTGCATTATTGGACTCAGTGGTAATGCACTTGTCATTTATGTGGTCTTGAGGTATGCTAAGATGAAGACTGTTACCAATATCTACATCCTCAACTTGGCTGTAGCTGATGTCCTCTTCATGCTGGGTCTGCCATTCATTGCCACCCAAAATGCCATCTCCTATTGGCCCTTTGGCACTTTCCTATGCAGGCTTGTGATGACTGTGGATGGCATTAACCAATTCACCAGTATTTTCTGTCTTACTGTCATGAGTATGGATCGGTACCTGGCTGTGGTCCATCCCATCAAGTCTACCAAGTGGCGTCGTCCAAGGATAGCTAGGCTTATCAGTGCTGCTGTCTGGACCTTCTCATTACTGATGTCCCTTCCAGTCATCATATTTGCTGATGTCCAAGAAGACTGGAATACTTGTAACATCAGCTGGCCTGAACCAGTAAATATCTGGGGAGCAGTCTTCATCATCTATACCTCTGTCCTAGGGTTTTTTGGTCCCCTGTTGGTGATCTGcctctgttatttgctcattgtGATCAAGGTCAAGTCATCAGGGGTTCGGGTTGGCTCCACCCGGAGGAGGAGGTCAGAACGGAAAGTGACCAGAATGGTGGTCATAATTGTTGTTGTCTTTGTGTTTTGCTGGCTCCCATTTTTTACCCTGAACATTGTCAATCTGGTTTTTATCCTGCCTGAAGAAGCTGCCTCTGCAGGTGTATACTTCTTTGTGGTGATTCTTTCCTATGCCAATAGTTGTGCCAACCCCATTCTGTATGGGTTTCTGTCTGACAACTTCAAGCAGAGTTTTCAGAAGGTCCTATGTCTCCGCAAGGGCTATGGCGTTGAAGATGGTGACCCTACCGATAATAGGCTAGAGAAGAGCAGTCGCCTGCAGGAAGCCATGCTCTCCTCTAGAAATACAGAATTCAATGGGCACATGCAAACAAGCAAGGTGTAA